A single Candidatus Thalassolituus haligoni DNA region contains:
- a CDS encoding GTP-binding protein gives MRVYLITGFLGTGKTTTILHLLKHRPATEKWAVLVNEFGEVGVDGTLLKALGDGVAIREVPGGCLCCVSGLPFQIGMNSLITRAKPDVLLIEPTGLGHPRQILAILNQPGYQDVLSVGSTVTLVDPRHLSQSKYRQHEIYADQLAVADVLVANKTDVCQPEDLLQFDALVAERQVDNPHLKSVRVIQGQLSPDLLAAVESTATTASADISSAGTAMDSPGLPLMLDLTQPLQLALGESFRALAHQGDGYQALGWLLAEDWVFSLAALRGWFYSLDVERAKGVLATDAGVVALNWREGTLTEQILGDVEVIAFENRLELIDLKPLPQASMEAGWQACVLSR, from the coding sequence GTGCGCGTTTACCTGATTACCGGTTTTCTCGGCACCGGTAAAACCACCACTATTTTGCATTTGCTCAAGCACCGGCCTGCTACCGAAAAGTGGGCGGTGCTGGTGAACGAGTTTGGCGAGGTAGGGGTGGATGGCACCCTGCTGAAGGCGCTGGGCGACGGTGTGGCGATACGGGAAGTGCCGGGTGGCTGCTTGTGTTGTGTATCCGGTCTGCCGTTCCAGATCGGGATGAACAGTCTGATTACCCGGGCAAAGCCCGATGTTTTACTGATTGAGCCCACCGGGCTGGGGCACCCACGCCAGATTCTGGCGATTCTCAATCAGCCCGGTTACCAGGACGTACTGTCGGTTGGCAGTACGGTGACGCTGGTCGATCCGCGTCATCTGAGCCAATCAAAATATCGCCAGCATGAGATTTATGCCGACCAGCTTGCTGTCGCGGATGTGCTGGTGGCTAACAAGACGGATGTGTGTCAGCCAGAAGACCTGTTGCAGTTTGATGCGCTGGTGGCCGAGCGCCAGGTGGATAACCCCCATCTCAAGTCTGTCCGGGTGATTCAGGGGCAGCTGTCGCCCGATTTACTGGCAGCGGTTGAGAGCACCGCAACGACAGCATCGGCGGACATATCATCGGCGGGAACAGCAATGGATTCGCCGGGGTTACCGCTCATGCTGGATTTGACCCAACCCCTGCAGCTGGCTCTTGGTGAATCCTTCCGGGCTTTAGCGCATCAAGGTGATGGCTATCAGGCGTTAGGCTGGTTGTTGGCGGAAGACTGGGTGTTTTCGTTAGCGGCATTGCGGGGCTGGTTTTATAGTCTGGACGTTGAACGAGCCAAGGGCGTGCTGGCGACGGATGCCGGGGTTGTGGCGCTGAACTGGCGTGAAGGCACTTTGACCGAGCAGATACTGGGCGACGTTGAGGTGATTGCTTTTGAGAACCGGCTGGAACTGATCGACCTGAAGCCGTTACCTCAAGCATCAATGGAAGCGGGTTGGCAGGCGTGTGTATTAAGCCGGTAA
- a CDS encoding ABC transporter permease, translating to MTELHITRLPLLAQWRLALRLLWREARSGGLTLILLALLIAVTSTTAIALFSARLELSLDDKSGAWLGADLRIRSSAAFTAEQLQLATQLGLETAQVLSFPSVVLYGDNMTLAAIKAVDNGYPMQARLQVITAGNQLPVLQQHGPAAGEAWVEPRLLALLDAALGDELELGDKRYRVTGEITEESDRGGGFYSLSPRMMVHWDDVQGSALLGPGSRLNYRLLMQGDSAALTQLQVDWPLSDKEKFETLADGNQRMASSLQKARQYLALASLLAVVLASIAVAISAQRYARRHFDISALMRTFGLHRGDVLRLYLWQLVALGLAAAAIGAVLAVGLQAGIIQLLAEVLPPQMPAAPPLAWLLGLSSGLVTLLGFGLPHLLPLATVSPLRVLRRDLTPVPLAGWFMTGLALLSLTLLLWVFTRDLQLTLLVMGGGSVLVLMLLGALQLVIAGLRQRLENTSMALHWRFAWQHLSRDSRQTAGQVLAFALTLQVMIVIAMLRNDLLADWQANLPDNAPNVFAMNIQNADKQAFQQALAERGFASKTLYPMVPGRLLTINGNSIQQLGLADIGAIDRDLALTSDTQLPASNRIVAGDWQAMIHPGQLSIEAGLAERLGVKLDDRLAFRAAGVEFEATVSSLREVDWTSLSPNFFMMFSSDIMAQLPPSYITSFNVPEQSQSQLTSLIREFPAVNILDMQVLLGQLQGLLYQVSLAVELILVVVLIAATLVMVSALVASLRERLQEGALLRTLGASSAMIRKAQVSEYSLLGLIAALLALVAAEALCWALYTQVLDIPYAGLGWIWLWLPLVAAWLLAGLATLLLRKTVNVAPLQVIRELG from the coding sequence ATGACGGAATTACACATAACACGCTTGCCGCTGCTGGCGCAGTGGCGACTGGCGCTCAGGCTGTTGTGGCGCGAAGCGCGTAGTGGGGGGTTGACGCTGATTTTATTGGCGCTACTGATTGCTGTCACCTCGACCACGGCGATTGCCTTGTTCAGCGCTCGCCTCGAACTGTCGTTGGATGACAAGTCCGGCGCCTGGCTGGGGGCCGATCTGCGTATTCGTTCGAGTGCGGCCTTTACTGCAGAGCAGTTGCAGCTGGCCACGCAGCTGGGGCTGGAGACCGCACAGGTGTTGTCCTTTCCCAGTGTGGTCTTGTATGGCGACAATATGACCCTGGCTGCGATCAAAGCGGTGGATAACGGTTATCCGATGCAGGCCCGGCTACAAGTTATAACGGCTGGGAATCAGCTGCCTGTGCTGCAGCAACATGGCCCGGCAGCTGGCGAAGCCTGGGTTGAACCCCGGTTACTGGCGCTGCTGGATGCGGCGTTGGGAGATGAGCTGGAGCTGGGTGACAAGCGTTACCGGGTTACCGGTGAGATTACTGAGGAGTCGGATCGGGGCGGTGGTTTTTACAGCTTGTCGCCACGGATGATGGTGCACTGGGATGATGTACAAGGCAGCGCCTTGCTGGGGCCAGGCAGCCGTTTGAACTATCGCCTGTTAATGCAGGGTGACTCGGCGGCATTAACGCAATTGCAAGTGGACTGGCCGCTCAGCGATAAGGAAAAATTCGAAACTCTGGCAGACGGCAATCAGCGGATGGCCAGTTCATTACAAAAAGCCCGGCAATATCTGGCGTTGGCGTCACTGCTGGCGGTGGTATTGGCCAGTATCGCAGTGGCAATTTCGGCTCAGCGTTATGCTCGTCGGCACTTCGATATCAGTGCCCTGATGAGGACGTTCGGTTTGCATCGTGGTGATGTGCTGCGGCTCTACCTCTGGCAGTTGGTGGCACTGGGTTTGGCCGCAGCGGCGATCGGTGCCGTACTGGCGGTGGGTCTGCAAGCGGGCATAATTCAATTATTGGCAGAAGTATTGCCGCCGCAGATGCCTGCTGCCCCGCCGCTGGCCTGGCTGCTCGGACTCAGCTCTGGACTGGTAACCTTGCTGGGATTCGGTCTGCCACATCTACTGCCGCTGGCAACCGTGTCGCCCTTGCGGGTATTGCGCCGGGATCTGACCCCCGTGCCACTGGCCGGTTGGTTTATGACCGGGCTGGCGTTGCTGTCGCTGACGCTGTTGCTGTGGGTCTTCACCCGTGACTTGCAGCTCACCCTGTTGGTGATGGGCGGTGGTTCGGTGCTGGTATTGATGTTACTCGGGGCACTGCAGTTGGTTATTGCCGGGTTGCGCCAGCGATTGGAGAATACCTCAATGGCATTACACTGGCGTTTTGCCTGGCAGCATCTGAGTCGCGACAGTCGCCAGACGGCCGGACAGGTTCTGGCGTTTGCCTTGACTCTGCAAGTGATGATTGTGATCGCCATGCTGCGTAACGACCTGCTGGCGGACTGGCAGGCCAACCTGCCTGATAACGCTCCGAACGTGTTCGCCATGAATATCCAGAACGCTGACAAGCAGGCGTTTCAACAGGCGTTGGCAGAACGTGGTTTTGCCTCCAAAACCCTCTATCCCATGGTGCCGGGACGGTTGCTGACGATTAACGGCAACAGTATTCAACAATTGGGGTTGGCGGATATCGGCGCTATTGATCGTGATCTGGCGTTAACGTCCGATACTCAATTACCCGCTTCCAACCGCATCGTTGCCGGAGACTGGCAGGCAATGATCCACCCCGGACAGTTGTCAATAGAAGCCGGACTGGCTGAGCGGCTGGGGGTGAAACTGGATGACCGGCTGGCCTTTCGGGCGGCCGGCGTCGAGTTTGAAGCGACTGTCAGCAGCCTGCGCGAGGTGGACTGGACGTCCCTCAGTCCCAACTTTTTTATGATGTTCTCCTCAGACATTATGGCGCAATTGCCACCCAGTTATATCACCAGTTTTAATGTGCCCGAACAATCACAGTCTCAGCTGACCAGCCTGATTCGGGAATTTCCGGCGGTCAATATCCTCGATATGCAGGTATTGCTGGGTCAGCTGCAAGGGCTGTTGTATCAGGTTAGCCTGGCGGTGGAACTGATTCTGGTGGTGGTGCTGATTGCGGCGACCCTGGTGATGGTCTCGGCGCTGGTGGCCAGCTTGCGGGAACGGCTCCAAGAAGGTGCTCTGTTACGCACGCTGGGTGCCAGTAGCGCGATGATTCGCAAGGCTCAGGTCAGCGAATACTCACTGTTGGGATTGATTGCCGCATTGCTGGCGCTGGTCGCGGCCGAAGCCTTGTGCTGGGCCTTGTACACCCAGGTGCTGGATATTCCCTATGCCGGCCTCGGCTGGATCTGGCTGTGGTTACCGCTGGTTGCGGCATGGCTATTGGCTGGGTTGGCCACGCTGTTGTTACGCAAAACCGTCAACGTTGCTCCCTTGCAAGTCATACGGGAGCTGGGTTGA
- a CDS encoding ABC transporter ATP-binding protein: MRNNSDISFCSLEKSTTSSAAVCGHTSALELTRVGKTVQAGGQPLTLLNAVSLRVEAGTSLAIVGASGSGKSTLLGIMAGLDLPSSGELSLLGYRLDQLEEDQRAAVRAEGVSFVFQNFQLLPGLTALENVMLPLEIRQQPKPLPEARRLLESVGLGHRMSHYPSQLSGGEQQRVALARAFAGQPGILFADEPTGNLDRATGKQIEDLLFQLNAEHGTTLVLVTHDPQLAQRCQRQVCMTDGQLQEVATGASV, translated from the coding sequence ATGCGTAATAACAGCGACATCTCTTTTTGCTCCCTTGAAAAATCCACAACGTCCTCTGCGGCTGTCTGTGGCCACACGTCAGCCCTTGAGTTAACCCGTGTTGGCAAAACAGTGCAAGCCGGAGGGCAGCCGTTGACGTTACTGAATGCGGTTTCTCTGCGAGTGGAAGCTGGCACCAGTCTGGCCATTGTTGGCGCTTCGGGCAGCGGCAAATCGACGCTGCTGGGCATTATGGCGGGGCTGGATCTGCCTTCTTCCGGGGAATTGTCATTGCTGGGGTATCGGCTCGATCAGCTGGAGGAAGACCAACGTGCGGCTGTACGGGCAGAGGGCGTCAGTTTTGTGTTCCAGAATTTCCAGTTGTTACCGGGTCTGACGGCGTTGGAAAATGTGATGTTGCCACTGGAAATTCGTCAGCAACCCAAACCGCTGCCAGAGGCCAGGCGTCTGCTGGAAAGTGTCGGTCTGGGCCATCGCATGAGCCATTACCCCAGCCAACTGTCGGGAGGAGAACAGCAGCGCGTTGCTCTGGCACGGGCCTTTGCTGGTCAGCCGGGTATTTTGTTTGCCGATGAACCGACGGGCAACCTGGATCGTGCGACGGGCAAACAGATTGAAGACCTGCTGTTTCAGCTGAATGCAGAGCATGGCACCACTCTGGTATTGGTGACCCACGACCCACAACTGGCGCAACGTTGTCAGCGTCAGGTATGCATGACCGATGGTCAGTTGCAGGAAGTGGCGACCGGGGCGTCGGTATGA
- a CDS encoding arylesterase — protein sequence MASIKILLLALVILTGLPALAEPLDSGRSTAPVILVLGDSISAGFGVPIQQGWVTLFQQQLQQRVPQVTVVNASISGDTTQGGVARLPALLKTHQPDLLLIELGGNDGLRGTPLTVIRNNIEHMITMAEHEGIMVMLLGMQIPPNYGARYADGFASIYSDLANQQETLLLPFLLEGIATQPELMQADGIHPTAAAQPAMASAVINAMTIWIEFVTNEI from the coding sequence ATGGCTAGTATCAAAATCCTGTTATTGGCACTGGTCATATTGACCGGATTACCGGCACTGGCAGAACCTCTGGACAGCGGGCGCAGCACCGCCCCGGTTATCCTGGTACTGGGAGACAGTATTAGTGCCGGATTCGGTGTACCGATTCAACAGGGATGGGTCACTCTGTTCCAACAACAGCTGCAACAACGTGTTCCACAGGTAACCGTGGTGAATGCCAGCATCAGTGGCGACACCACCCAGGGTGGCGTGGCCCGGTTACCGGCACTGCTCAAGACACATCAACCAGACCTGCTGCTGATCGAACTGGGCGGTAACGATGGCTTGCGCGGTACACCGCTCACGGTTATCCGCAACAATATCGAACACATGATCACCATGGCAGAACACGAAGGCATTATGGTGATGCTGCTGGGCATGCAAATACCGCCCAACTACGGTGCCCGCTATGCGGATGGTTTTGCCAGCATTTACAGCGATCTGGCCAACCAGCAAGAAACTCTGCTGCTCCCCTTTCTGCTGGAAGGCATAGCAACCCAACCAGAACTAATGCAGGCCGATGGAATTCATCCCACAGCAGCAGCACAACCGGCCATGGCCAGTGCGGTCATCAACGCCATGACAATCTGGATTGAGTTCGTCACCAATGAAATATAA
- a CDS encoding inositol monophosphatase — MNYQPMLDLALSLARQAGDAITQMRNDLQINFKYDGAELVTQADVAADQLISSGILAAFPDHQLLSEELGPENSTQCEHLWIIDPIDGTVNYAHGQHQVAVSIAYYHKGEAKAAVVHSPFQDETFYALEGHGAYMNDQPIHCSAKTELNRALIATGFPYQKDDLDYLIGRLEQVLKHCADLRRVGAAALDMCWVACGRLDGYYENVKIWDCAAAQLIAREAGARLGHIHPLANNDNPQLISRNIMIVTPALFEPLQALLQQSDVRYGRG; from the coding sequence ATGAATTATCAACCCATGCTCGACCTCGCACTGTCACTGGCACGTCAGGCTGGCGACGCCATCACACAAATGCGTAATGATTTGCAGATCAACTTCAAATACGACGGCGCCGAACTGGTCACCCAAGCCGATGTCGCCGCCGACCAGCTGATCAGCAGCGGCATTCTGGCTGCCTTTCCAGATCATCAATTGTTATCAGAAGAACTGGGGCCAGAAAACAGCACCCAGTGCGAACACCTGTGGATCATTGACCCGATCGACGGCACCGTCAATTATGCCCATGGCCAGCATCAGGTCGCCGTATCCATCGCCTACTATCACAAAGGAGAAGCCAAAGCAGCTGTAGTGCATAGCCCCTTCCAGGATGAGACCTTTTATGCATTGGAAGGCCATGGAGCCTATATGAACGACCAACCGATTCACTGCTCCGCCAAGACTGAGCTGAATCGCGCGCTGATAGCCACCGGCTTCCCCTATCAGAAAGATGACCTCGACTACCTGATCGGCCGCCTGGAACAAGTACTCAAACACTGTGCCGACCTGCGCCGGGTCGGTGCTGCCGCACTGGATATGTGCTGGGTTGCCTGTGGCCGACTGGATGGTTACTACGAAAACGTCAAGATCTGGGATTGTGCCGCCGCGCAACTGATTGCTCGAGAAGCGGGCGCCCGTCTGGGCCATATTCACCCGTTGGCAAACAACGACAATCCGCAGCTGATCAGCCGCAATATCATGATCGTCACACCGGCCCTGTTTGAACCGTTACAAGCGCTGCTGCAACAATCTGACGTCCGATACGGCCGTGGTTAA